CATGTCCCCGACCGGGACGACCAGAGCGAGATCGCCCGGCAGTTCCTCGTCGACAGCGAGCCGGACGTGATCCTGGGCGGCGGCGAGGACTGGTGGCTGCCGGCCGGCACGCCGGGGGCGTACCCGGACGAGGGCGACGAGGCGAGCAAGGGCACCGAGGGCAACCTGATCGCCCGCGCCCGGCAGCTCGGCTACGACTACGTGAGCACCCGGGCGCAGCTGCGGGCCAGCGACTCCCGCAAGCTGCTGGGCCTGTTCGCCAACGAGGAGATGTTCACCGCCGAGAACGAGGGCGAGGGTGGGGAGTACGCGCCGGTCGTGCCGTTGCCGGAGCTGGCGACCAAGGCGCTGGACGTGCTGTCCCGGGACCGGGACGGGTTCTTCCTCTTCCTCGAGGAGGAGGGCATCGACGAGATGGCGCACGCGAACAACGCGCACCTCGTGCTGACCGCCGGCCAGGCGCTGGACCGGACCGTCGCGGTCGCGAAGGCGTTCGCCGCCCGGCACCCGGGCACGCTGATCCTGGTCGAGGGTGACCACGAGACCGGTGGGCTCGCGATCGAGAACGTCGACCCGGCCGACGAGTCCGGGGACGGCGCCTCGGCCGAGGACGGTCCGTTCACGGTCGCCGGTACGGACCTGAAGTTCACCGTCGACTGGACCACCAACCAGCACACCGGCGCGGCGACGCCGCTGACCGCGGAGGGACCGGGAGCGGCCCGGCTCGGGCGCGTGCAGCAGAACACCGCCGTCCACGACGCCGTCCTCGCCGCGATGCGGCACTGAACCGACCGGCGGGCCGGGACCTCGCGTCCCGGCCCGGCCGGGGACTCCGCGGCGCGCGGATGCGCCGGTGCCGGCCCGGCCGCCCGACCCGCGCGCCGTCGGAGGCGCAGGTCCACGTCCAGCCCCAACCTGGGCGCCGCGGGGACCGTGTGGAGGCATGGGTCCCGCGCCCGGGCCGGGATCTCCGCGCCGCGCGGAGGGCCGGTCCCGGCCGCGGTCGGGGGCCTGCGCGCCGTGCGGGCGGTGCGGAGGCGCAGGATGGAGGGGTGACGTCGGACAACGGTGCGCCGATCGGACGGCGCGTCGTCCTCGGCGTGCTCGCGTTCGGCGCGCTCGGCGTCGCGTTCGGGCGCACGCTGTCCGACGCCGAGCAGGGCGTACTCGGGGTCGTCGGCCCGCGCGACCCGACCGGCCTGACCCAGCTGATCCCGGCCGGCGCCGGCTTCCGGTTCTACTCGGTGACCAGCTCGATCCCGCGCCGCGACCCCGCCACCCTGCGGGTCTCCGTCGGCGGGCTGGTCCGTACGCCCCGGGCCTGGTCGATGGCCCAGCTGGCGGCCATGCCGCAGACCACGCTGGAGCGCGACTTCCAGTGCGTCACCGGTTGGCGGGTCCCGTCGGTGGCCTGGTCCGGGGTCGCGTTGCCGGACCTGCTCGACGCGGTCCGGCCCAGGCCCGAGGCCACGGCCGTCCGGTTCACCTCCTACGACGGGTCGTACTCGGAGAGCCTGACCCTGGACCAGGCCCGCCGCCGGGACGTGCTGGTGGCGACCTCGATGCAGGGCGGGCCGATCAGCAACGCGCACGGCGGCCCGGTCCGCCTCGCCGTCCTGCCCATGTACGGCTACAAGTCCACCAAGTGGCTGGACACCATCGAGCTGACCGCGGACGTCCAACCGGGCTACTGGGAGCACCGCGGCTACGACGTCGACGGCTTCGTCGGCAGGTCCAACGGACGCAGCGATGAACCCACCGGCTGAGCTGACCCGGTTCGCGCCGTCGTCGCGGGCCGTGCACCGGGCCACCGCCGTGCTGGGCGTCGTCTGCCTGGCCACCGCGGCCGCGCTCTACCTGGAGCCGATCGCGGAGCTCGTCGGCCGCCGCAACGTCGTCGTGGACATCCACGTCTGGTCCGGGCTGGCGCTGCCCGTACCGGCCCTGCTCGGCGTGCTGGCCCGGGCCACCCGGGCGGACTTCGTGCTGCTCAACCGCTTCACCCGGACCGACCGGGACTGGCTGCGGCTGCGCAACCGGCGCACCGCCGGGCTCCCGGTCGGCAAGTTCAACGCCGGGCAGAAGCTCAACGCCTCGCTCTCGGCCGGCGGCGGGCTGGTGCTGCTCGGGACCGGCCTGATCATGGCGTACGGGCGGCGCTCGCCGCTGAACCTGCGCATCGGCGCGACGTTCGTGCACGACTGGACCGCGTTCGCGTTCCTGCTGCTGGTCCTCGGGCACGTCTGGTTCGCCTCCCACGACGAGGACGCCCGGCGGGGGATGCGGACCGGCCTGGTCCCGGCGGGCTGGGCGCTGCGCGAGCACCCGGCCTGGGCCGCGGAGGCGGGCGCGGCGGCGTCGGGGTTGCCCCGGACCACGATCGGGGATGCCGGGATCATGGATCCACAGGACGCGGCGCGCATCCGGCACCGGGCCGACGACCTGCTGCCCGAGGAGCTGGCCGCGGGCAGCGACGACCCCCGGGCGGAGGCGGCGGCGATCCTGGCCGACTCCGACGAGCGCGAGGACCACCCGTCGGCGAACGAGCACCGCACCTCCGCCGACGCGACGGACCCCCTGGGCCGGAACGACTGACCGGTCCGGCCCGGCCGATCGGCTCGGTCAAGATCCGGCGGCGGCCGGCCGCCCGGACTGATCGGTTCCGTGCTGTGATGGCGTCGTGCGGATCGCGCTGTTCCTGACCTGTCTGGTCGACGCCGTGGTGCCGGCCGCCGGGAAGGCGACCGTCGAGCTGCTGGAGCGGCTCGGGCACGAGGTCGTGTTCCCGCCCGGCCAGACCTGCTGCGGGCAGATGCACGTCAACACCGGCTACCCGGGCGAGGCGCTGCCGCTGATCCGCCGGTACGTCGAGACCTTCGAGCCGTACGAGGCCGTGGTCGCCCCGTCCGGGTCCTGCGTCGGCTCGGTCCGGCACCAGCACGCGGCGGTCGCGTCCGGCGACCCGGCGCTGGCCGCGCGGGCGGCGGCGGTGGCGGCCCGGACGTACGAGCTGTCGGAGTTCCTCGTCGACGTGCTCGGGGTGACCGACGTCGGGGCGTCGTACCCGCACCGGGTCACGTACCACCCGACCTGCCACTCACTGCGGCTGCTGCGGGTCGGGGACAAGCCGCTGCGGCTGCTGCGCGAGGTCCGCGGGCTGGACCTGGTCGAGCTGCCCGGCGCGGAGGAGTGCTGCGGGTTCGGCGGCACGTTCGCGGTGAAGAACGCGGACACCTCGACCGCGATGCTGGCCGACAAGATGCGCGCGGTCCTGGACACCCGGGCCGAGGTCTGCGCGGCGAGCGACTCGTCCTGCCTGCTGCACATCGGCGGCGGGCTGTCCCGGCTCCGGACCGGGGTCCGGACCGTCCACCTGGCCGAGATCCTGGCCTCCCGGGAGGGCTCATGAGCGAGCGCGAGTGCCCGCAGCGCGAGCGGGGAGCGACGAGGGCCGGCCGGTCGGCGCCGGCGCCCTCCGGCCTGTCCGAGGAGTGGGCACAGTGACGGTCTTCCTGGGGCTGCCGCGGGCGGACCCGGAGTCGCACCTGCACGGGGCGCCGTTCCCGCAGGCGGCCCGGGCCGCGATCGCCGACACCCAGCTGCGCCGCAACCTCGGCAACGCGACCGCGACGATCCGGGCCAAGCGGGCCCGGGTGGTCGGCGAGGTGCCGGACTGGGCGGCGCTGCGCGCGGCCGGCGCGGCGATCAAGGACGACACCCTGGCCCGGCTGCCGGAGCTGCTGGTCCAGCTGGAGGAGGCGGTGACCGCGCGGGGCGGCACCGTGCACTGGGCCCGGGACGCGACCGAGGCCAACCGGATCGTCACGGCGCTGGTGCAGGCGACCGGGGCCGACGAGGTCGTCAAGGTCAAGTCGATGGCGACCCAGGAGATCGGCCTCAACGAGGCCTTGGAGGCGGCCGGGATCGCGGCCTGGGAGACCGACCTGGCCGAGCTGATCGTGCAGCTCGGGCACGACACCCCGTCGCACATCCTGGTGCCGGCGATCCACCGCAACCGGGCCGAGATCCGGGAGATCTTCCTGCGCGAGATGGGCCGGGTCGGGCTGCCCGCGCCGGCCGACCTCACCGACTCGCCGCCGGCGCTGGCCGATGCGGCCCGGCGGCACCTGCGGCAGAAGTTCCTCGACGCCCGGGTCGCGATCTCCGGCGCGAACTTCGCGGTCGCCTCGACCGGCACGCTGTCCGTGGTCGAGTCCGAGGGCAACGGGCGGATGTGCATCACGCTGCCGCGCACGCTGATCACCGTGATGGGCATCGAGAAGCTGGTGCCGACCTGGCAGGACCTGGAGGTGTTCCTGCAGCTGCTGCCGCGCTCGTCCACGGGCGAGCGGATGAACCCGTACACGTCGATGTGGTCGGGGGCGGTGGAGGGGCAGGAGTTCCACCTGGTGCTGCTGGACAACGGGCGTACGGCGGTGCTCAGCGACCCGGAGGGCCGGGCCGCGCTGCGGTGCATCCGGTGCTCGGCCTGCCTGAACGTGTGCCCGGTCTACGAGCGGACCGGCGGGCACGCGTACGGGTCGATCTACCCGGGGCCGATCGGGGCGGTGCTGTCGCCGCAGATGACCGGGCCGTCGCAGAACTCGACCCTGCCGTACGCGTCCTCGCTCTGCGGGGCCTGCTACGACGCCTGCCCGGTGGCGATCGACATCCCCTCGATGCTCGTGCACCTGCGCTCGCAGGTCCCGCACCCGGCGGCGGAGCGCGCGGTGATGCGATCGGTCGCGTACGCGATGGGGTCACCGCGGCGGTGGGCGGTCGCGCTGGCGGTGTCCAAGGCGGGTCGCCTGCTCGGCCGGCGCCGCGGCCGGCTCTCGACCCTGCCGCCGCCCCTGTCCGGCTGGACCTCCAGCCGCGACCTGCCCCTCCCACCGGCCGAGTCCTTCCGGGACTGGTGGACCCGCACGCACGGGGACGGCTCGTGAGCTCCGCGCGGGACGAGGTGCTGGGGCGGATCCGCCGGGCGCTGGCGGACCGGCCGGCGCCGGCGGAGGTGCGGCGGGACTACCGGCGGACCGGCGAGCTGGACCGGACCGCGCTGCTCGACCTGCTGGTGGACCGGCTGGTCGACTACAAGGCGTCCGTACGCCGCTGCGCCGAGCCGGAGCTGGCCGGCACCCTGGTCGACGCGCTCACCGAACGCGGCGCCGCCCGGGTCGTGGTCCCGCCCGGACTGCCCTGGGACCTGCCCGGCGCCGTCCGGGACGACGATCTCACCGCCGCCGAGCTGGACGACCTGGACGGGGTCGTCACCGCCTGCGCGGTCGCGGTCGCCGAGACCGGCACGATCGTGCTCGACTCCTCGCCCGACCAGGGCCGCCGGATGATCACCCTGGTGCCGGACTACCACCTGTGCGTGGTCCGCGCCGACCAGGTCGTGCAGATCGTGCCCGAGGCGGTGGCCCGGCTGGACCCGGACCGCCCGCTGACCTGGATCAGCGGGCCGTCCGCGACCAGCGACATCGAGCTGAACCGGGTCGAGGGCGTGCACGGCCCGCGCACCCTGGAGGTCGTGCTCGTCGACTAGGCCGTCGGCACGCAGAACTCGTTGCCCTCGGGGTCGGCCATCGTCACCCACTTCGCGTGCGGCCCCTCCTCGCCGGTCCAGAGGAAGGTCGCCCCGCGCGCCTCCAGATCCGAGAGCTGCATCTCACTCGCCTCGGCGACCGGGCGCAGGTCCAGGTGGAGCCGGTTCTTCACGGTCTTGCCCTCCGGCACCAGCTGGAACAGGATCCGCGGCCGTCCGCTCTCCTTGCCGTCCGGGTGGTTGATCGCCGCCCCGGTCTTCCACTTCAGCTGCCCGTCGTGGACGACCGTGTCCTCCACGGTGGCGAACCCCTTGTCGATCATCGAGCGGATGAACCCCTCGTCGGTCCCCTCGACGTCCCAGCCGAGCGTCTCGGCCCACCAGTCGGCGAGCACGTGGGGCTGGGCGGAGTCGATGACGAGCTGGAAGTCGAGAGCCATGCCGGGACCGTAGCGGTGGGCTCCGACAGTTCACGCCGGGCTGACCGGGTTCCGCGCAGGATGGGCAGATGCTCTCCGCCCTGCCTCCCGCACGGCGCCGGCTCCTGCTCGGCGTCGTCGCGGTGGTCGTGGTGGCGGTGCTGCTCGCGGTCGTGCTGGTGGTCCTCCAGCGAGTCGGCAGGCCCGCGGCCGCGGCCCCGGTCCGGCAGGACGTACCCGGCCCGGTCCTGCTCGTCCCCGGGTACGGCGGCGCGACCACGGCCCTGGACGCGCTCGCGGCCCGGCTGCGCGCGGCCGGCCGGGACGCGACCGTGGTCCGGCTGCCCGGCGATGGCACCGGCGAGCTGACGGACCAGGCGACCGTGCTGGACAAGGCCGCCCGGGCCGAGCTCGCGGCCGGGGCGCCGTCGGTGGACGTGATCGGCTACTCGGCCGGCGGGGTGGTGGCCCGGCTCTGGGCCGAGCAGGAGGGCGGGGCCGCGGTCGCCCGCCGGATCGTCACGCTCGGCTCCCCGCACCACGGGACGTCGATCGCCGCGCTGGGGGCCTCGCTGCTGCCCGGGCAGTGCCCGACCGCGTGCCAGGAGCTGGTCCCGAACAGCGTGCTGCTGAACCGGCTGAACACCGACGAGACCCCGGCCGGACCGGTCTGGGTGTCGCTCTGGACGACCCAGGACCAGGTCGTCGACCCACCGGACTCGGCCCGCCTGGACGGCGCGCTGAACATCCCGGTCCAGTCCGTCTGCGCCGACGCGCAGCTCGACCACGGCCAGCTGCCGACCGACCGGCTGGTGCAGGCGCTGGTGCTGTCCGTGCTCGGCCCGGCCGCCCCGACCCAGCCGACCCCGGCGGACTGCTCGACGCTGCGGGCCTGACCAGTTTCCCGGAACGCGTCACACCGGTGCGGCAGAGGGTTCACACTTGCCGCCGTCGCCGGGAGGATCCGGCGCGCGTACGTCAACGGGGACGGGGAGCGAATGTCGACCGGCAGAGTGCTATGGATCATCTGGTGTCTGATGTGGGCCGGGTTCTGGACCTTCTTCGGGCTCAGTGCGTTCCTGGTCGGCATCGTGTTCACGTCGCCGCTCGTGCTCCTGTCCGCGCTGGCGATCCTCATCCCGGTCGGCAAGGCGGCCGCACCGAGCGTCGGGACCTGCCACGTCTGCGGCCAGGTCGGCGACCCGGCCCTGCTCGGGTGGCATCTGCAGACCGCCCACCCGCAGCGGTCGCCCGTGGTGACCGTCTGGCCGAACCAGCAGCGCCCGATGACCGCTCGACCGCCGGCGCCGATGCCTGCTCGGCCGGTGTCGGCCGGGCCGCCGTCCGGGCCCATGCGGCCGCAGAACCTCCCGGCACTGCCGCCCGCACGTCCGTACCAGCCGGTCGCGCCGCCGGCCGCGCCGCCCCCGGCGTCGCAGCGTCCGCCGGTCGACGTCTGGCGCCAGGGGAATCGCTGAGCCTCAGCTCTTGATGTCCTTGGTGGTGAAGTTGGCCCAGGCGGCGCCGAGGAGGACGGCGACGTAGACGGCCTGCAGGCCGACCCCGCGGACGATGTCGCGCCAGAGGATCGGTTGCCGGAACAGGTCCACGAACGCCAGCCAGTACCGCGTCGGCAGGTACGGCCGGATCGAGTCGGCCGCGTCCAGCGTCAGCAGCAGCGACGACGCGACCAGGAACGCCAGCGCGCCCATCGCGGCCGCCAGCGGCGAGTCGCTCAGCGTGGACAGGAACACCGCCATCGCCGCGACCCCGAGCATCGAGAAGGCCACGAACGCCATCGCCAGCAGCGTCCGCAGCGCCGCCTGCTGCGGGGTCAGCGGCTCGCCCGAGACCGACACGATGTTCCCGCCGGCCAGCTGCGAGGTCCCGAACAGCGACGTGCCCACGAAGTACGCCGTCACGACGACGACCACGACCGCCATCGCCACGAAGACGAGCACCGTGACCAGCTTCGCCACCAGCAGCCGGGTCCGCCCGGCCGGCCGCGCGAGCAGGTAGCGCAGCGTCCCGGCCTGGGCCTCACCCGCGATCGAGTCGCCGGACACGATCGCCACCGACACCGGCAGGAACAGCGGCAGCACGATCGCCAGCGCCGCCGCCGGGAACAGCACGCCGTTGTTCAGCACCGCGGACAGGAACGCCGGTCCGGTCCCGGGGCGCGGGCCGACGTCGGTCAGCGCGAGCAGGAACGCGACCAGCGTGGGCAGCGCGTCGATGAGCGCGATCACCACCCAGGTCCGTGGCCGGCGCAGCATCTTGACCAGCTCGACACCGATCACGGGCTCTCCTCGGTCGCGGGCTCGGCCTCGGCGCGCGGCCCGTTCCGGACCCCGTCCGGCTCGGCCGGCTCGGTCCGGCTTCCATCCGCGGCCGGCTCGGTCCGGCTTCCATCCGCGGCCGGGCCGCTCCGGAACCCGTTCGAGGAGGGGGCGGCAGGGGCCGGGCTGGCAGGGGTGGGGTCGGTGTGGGGGCGGCGGCTCGGGAGTGGCATCGGGGTCGGCGCGTCCGGCGGCCGGGACCAGGCCGAGTCGTCGCTGTCGAGGATCTCCGCCCGCGGCCCGCTGGTGCCGACCTGGATCGTGTGCCCGTCCACCCGGTCCGAGCTGCTGGTGGTCGCGGCCAGCACGACGTCCTCCAGCGAGCGGCGTTCCTCGGTCAGCTCGGAGATCCGGATCCCGTGCCCGACCAGCCGGGCGTTCAGCGCGGCCGGGTCGGCGGCCCGGACGACCAGCCGGTCGCCCTCGCGGGAGCGCAGCTCGCCGTCCAGCAGCGCGACCGCCCACTCCGGGTCCGGCGTCCGCAGCACGACCGACCCGGTCGGCGCCCGCAGCGAGGCCAGCGTGTCCTGCAGGACCAGCCGGCCGCGGTCGAGCACGCCGACCCGCCGGCAGAGGTGCTCGACCTCGGCCAGCAGGTGGCTGGACAGGAAGATGGTGGTGCCCGCGGACTCGTTCAGCCCGAGCAGCAGCGCGCGCATCTCCTGGATGCCGCGCGGGTCCAGCCCGTTGGTCGGCTCGTCCAGGATGAGCAGCTCGGGCCGGCGCAGCAGGGCGGCGGCGATGCCGAGCCGCTGCCGCATCCCCAGCGAGTACGCCTTGACCGGCCGCCGCCCGACGCCGGCCAGCCCGACCTCTTCCAGCGCCTCGTCGATGCGGGCCTTGCGGGTTCGCCGGGACCCGCCGGGCCCGGCCGCGTCCATGATCGAGAGGTTCGCCCGCGCGCCCAGATGCCCGTACGCGGCCGGCGACTCGACCAGCGCCCCGACCTTCCAGAGCACCGACCGGGCCTGTTTCGGGATCGGGGCGCCGAGCACCTCCACCGTGCCCGAGGTCGGCAGCACCAGCCCGAGCAGCATCCGGACGGTGGTGGTCTTGCCGGAGCCGTTCGGGCCGAGGAAGCCGTAGATGTCGCCCGGCTGCACGTCGAGCTCGATCCCGTCCACCGCGGTGACCGACCCGTACCGCTTGGTCAGCCCCACGGTCCTGATCGCGGCCGTCACCGTGGCCGCACGAACGGGGGGTCGGCGGCGATCTCGGCCGCGGCCCGGTCCAGGGTGGCCGCGGTGACCGTGCCCGTGATCAGCCAGCTGAGCCGGTTCTGCGAGTTGGTGAGCAGCAACGACAACGGCCCGACCGCGATCCGTACGCCCAGGTCCGTCTTGATCGCGCCCGGCGTCTTGGTCAGCTGCTCCCGCAGCGGCCGCGCGATCCGGCCCGGCAGCGGCGCGGCGACGAGCAGCGTGAGCCCGCTGCCGTACTGGCCGATGGCGCCGAGGCCCGCCACGTCGTCGCGGGCCGGCAGCCCGGCCAGCGTCGGCGGCGGGATCACCGGCGCGAACAGGTTGACCGCCGCGGCCAGGTCCGGGTTCACCTCACCGCGGACCCTGTCCGGCTCGGCCGGGGCGAACGTGGTCGCGGACGCCGGCGGGTCGTCGGTGCTGAAGTCGAGGAAGGCGGTCGCGAGGATCGGCCGGGCCGCGCCCCGGCCGTACACCTCGACGCGCAGGGCGAGACCGGTCTCCCCGTCCACCCACACGTCGAGCCGGTCCACGGTGGTTCCGGGGTCGGACGGCGTCAGCCGCAGCCCGGCCGTGTCCCGGCCCGCGATCCGGCGGGCCGGCAGCCGGGACACGTCCGCCGGCCGGGCCTCGGACAGCAGCCGCCGGGCCAGCGCGGCCGGCTCCACGTCGGCGACCCGGGGCAGCCGGACGGTCGGCTCGTTGGTCCGCACGATCGTGCCCTGCTCGTAGTCCCAGTTCCAGATCCCGTCGGCGTCCCGGTACGTCCCGGCCTCCCCGGTCGTCTGCACCGCGTCGATCCGCCAGTCCTCCTCGCCCCGCCACCAGGACCGGATCCGGGTCCGGTCCCCGAGCAGGCTCGTCAGCGCGGTGAAGTCGCTGGTCAGGGGCAGCGCGAGGCCGCCGACGGACTCCGCGTACCCGGAGTGCGGGACGGAGCCGGACGACTGGACCCTGCGCAGCAGGTCGGTCGCCGAGATGTCGGTGCCGCTCGCCGGGAGCGCGCTCACCGCCAGCGGCAGGGACACCAGCACGGCGACGCCGACGGCGACCAGCGCCCATCGCCATGTGCCCCTCACGCCCTCACCGTACGTCGGCCCCCCGTACGCCCGTGTGTGGTCGCAGCCGCCGCAACCGGACGGTTACGGGCGTCCGGCCGTGGCCGCCTGCCAACCCCCGGCCCGAGCCCCGGCACGGACGAGCGGCGCACGACGTGCGGTCCGACACCCCGGCGCCGCCGCGACGGGCGCCGCCG
The window above is part of the Mycobacteriales bacterium genome. Proteins encoded here:
- a CDS encoding alkaline phosphatase, which codes for HVPDRDDQSEIARQFLVDSEPDVILGGGEDWWLPAGTPGAYPDEGDEASKGTEGNLIARARQLGYDYVSTRAQLRASDSRKLLGLFANEEMFTAENEGEGGEYAPVVPLPELATKALDVLSRDRDGFFLFLEEEGIDEMAHANNAHLVLTAGQALDRTVAVAKAFAARHPGTLILVEGDHETGGLAIENVDPADESGDGASAEDGPFTVAGTDLKFTVDWTTNQHTGAATPLTAEGPGAARLGRVQQNTAVHDAVLAAMRH
- a CDS encoding molybdopterin-dependent oxidoreductase; the encoded protein is MTSDNGAPIGRRVVLGVLAFGALGVAFGRTLSDAEQGVLGVVGPRDPTGLTQLIPAGAGFRFYSVTSSIPRRDPATLRVSVGGLVRTPRAWSMAQLAAMPQTTLERDFQCVTGWRVPSVAWSGVALPDLLDAVRPRPEATAVRFTSYDGSYSESLTLDQARRRDVLVATSMQGGPISNAHGGPVRLAVLPMYGYKSTKWLDTIELTADVQPGYWEHRGYDVDGFVGRSNGRSDEPTG
- a CDS encoding cytochrome b/b6 domain-containing protein, with the protein product MNPPAELTRFAPSSRAVHRATAVLGVVCLATAAALYLEPIAELVGRRNVVVDIHVWSGLALPVPALLGVLARATRADFVLLNRFTRTDRDWLRLRNRRTAGLPVGKFNAGQKLNASLSAGGGLVLLGTGLIMAYGRRSPLNLRIGATFVHDWTAFAFLLLVLGHVWFASHDEDARRGMRTGLVPAGWALREHPAWAAEAGAAASGLPRTTIGDAGIMDPQDAARIRHRADDLLPEELAAGSDDPRAEAAAILADSDEREDHPSANEHRTSADATDPLGRND
- a CDS encoding (Fe-S)-binding protein, which encodes MRIALFLTCLVDAVVPAAGKATVELLERLGHEVVFPPGQTCCGQMHVNTGYPGEALPLIRRYVETFEPYEAVVAPSGSCVGSVRHQHAAVASGDPALAARAAAVAARTYELSEFLVDVLGVTDVGASYPHRVTYHPTCHSLRLLRVGDKPLRLLREVRGLDLVELPGAEECCGFGGTFAVKNADTSTAMLADKMRAVLDTRAEVCAASDSSCLLHIGGGLSRLRTGVRTVHLAEILASREGS
- a CDS encoding lactate utilization protein B — protein: MTVFLGLPRADPESHLHGAPFPQAARAAIADTQLRRNLGNATATIRAKRARVVGEVPDWAALRAAGAAIKDDTLARLPELLVQLEEAVTARGGTVHWARDATEANRIVTALVQATGADEVVKVKSMATQEIGLNEALEAAGIAAWETDLAELIVQLGHDTPSHILVPAIHRNRAEIREIFLREMGRVGLPAPADLTDSPPALADAARRHLRQKFLDARVAISGANFAVASTGTLSVVESEGNGRMCITLPRTLITVMGIEKLVPTWQDLEVFLQLLPRSSTGERMNPYTSMWSGAVEGQEFHLVLLDNGRTAVLSDPEGRAALRCIRCSACLNVCPVYERTGGHAYGSIYPGPIGAVLSPQMTGPSQNSTLPYASSLCGACYDACPVAIDIPSMLVHLRSQVPHPAAERAVMRSVAYAMGSPRRWAVALAVSKAGRLLGRRRGRLSTLPPPLSGWTSSRDLPLPPAESFRDWWTRTHGDGS
- a CDS encoding LUD domain-containing protein; protein product: MSSARDEVLGRIRRALADRPAPAEVRRDYRRTGELDRTALLDLLVDRLVDYKASVRRCAEPELAGTLVDALTERGAARVVVPPGLPWDLPGAVRDDDLTAAELDDLDGVVTACAVAVAETGTIVLDSSPDQGRRMITLVPDYHLCVVRADQVVQIVPEAVARLDPDRPLTWISGPSATSDIELNRVEGVHGPRTLEVVLVD
- a CDS encoding VOC family protein: MALDFQLVIDSAQPHVLADWWAETLGWDVEGTDEGFIRSMIDKGFATVEDTVVHDGQLKWKTGAAINHPDGKESGRPRILFQLVPEGKTVKNRLHLDLRPVAEASEMQLSDLEARGATFLWTGEEGPHAKWVTMADPEGNEFCVPTA
- a CDS encoding alpha/beta fold hydrolase, which codes for MLSALPPARRRLLLGVVAVVVVAVLLAVVLVVLQRVGRPAAAAPVRQDVPGPVLLVPGYGGATTALDALAARLRAAGRDATVVRLPGDGTGELTDQATVLDKAARAELAAGAPSVDVIGYSAGGVVARLWAEQEGGAAVARRIVTLGSPHHGTSIAALGASLLPGQCPTACQELVPNSVLLNRLNTDETPAGPVWVSLWTTQDQVVDPPDSARLDGALNIPVQSVCADAQLDHGQLPTDRLVQALVLSVLGPAAPTQPTPADCSTLRA
- a CDS encoding ABC transporter permease, with translation MIGVELVKMLRRPRTWVVIALIDALPTLVAFLLALTDVGPRPGTGPAFLSAVLNNGVLFPAAALAIVLPLFLPVSVAIVSGDSIAGEAQAGTLRYLLARPAGRTRLLVAKLVTVLVFVAMAVVVVVVTAYFVGTSLFGTSQLAGGNIVSVSGEPLTPQQAALRTLLAMAFVAFSMLGVAAMAVFLSTLSDSPLAAAMGALAFLVASSLLLTLDAADSIRPYLPTRYWLAFVDLFRQPILWRDIVRGVGLQAVYVAVLLGAAWANFTTKDIKS
- a CDS encoding ABC transporter ATP-binding protein, with translation MTAAIRTVGLTKRYGSVTAVDGIELDVQPGDIYGFLGPNGSGKTTTVRMLLGLVLPTSGTVEVLGAPIPKQARSVLWKVGALVESPAAYGHLGARANLSIMDAAGPGGSRRTRKARIDEALEEVGLAGVGRRPVKAYSLGMRQRLGIAAALLRRPELLILDEPTNGLDPRGIQEMRALLLGLNESAGTTIFLSSHLLAEVEHLCRRVGVLDRGRLVLQDTLASLRAPTGSVVLRTPDPEWAVALLDGELRSREGDRLVVRAADPAALNARLVGHGIRISELTEERRSLEDVVLAATTSSSDRVDGHTIQVGTSGPRAEILDSDDSAWSRPPDAPTPMPLPSRRPHTDPTPASPAPAAPSSNGFRSGPAADGSRTEPAADGSRTEPAEPDGVRNGPRAEAEPATEESP